Proteins from a genomic interval of Anas platyrhynchos isolate ZD024472 breed Pekin duck chromosome 4, IASCAAS_PekinDuck_T2T, whole genome shotgun sequence:
- the IL8 gene encoding interleukin-8 precursor — MNGKLGVVLALLLISVALSQGRSLVRMGNELRCQCISTHSKFIHPKSIQDVKLTQSGPHCKNVEIIATLKDNREVCLDPTAPWVQRIVKAILAKAQLNSDAPL, encoded by the exons ATGAACGGCAAACTTGGGGTTGTCCTGGCTCTTCTCTTGATTTCCGTGGCTCTGTCCCAAG GCAGGAGCCTGGTAAGGATGGGAAACGAGCTCCGGTGCCAGTGCATAAGCACTCACTCGAAGTTCATCCACCCTAAATCTATTCAAGATGTGAAGCTGACGCAGAGTGGCCCCCACTGCAAGAACGTTGAAATCAT AGCTACTCTGAAGGACAACAGAGAGGTGTGCTTGGACCCCACTGCTCCCTGGGTACAGCGGATCGTAAAGGCAATTCTGGCCAA GGCTCAGCTCAATTCTGATGCACCGctgtaa
- the LOC101803817 gene encoding interleukin-8 has protein sequence MMGKVVAAGMALLLISVIGTEGMALARSGIELRCQCIETHSKFIHPKFIQNVNLTPSGPHCKNVEVIATLKDGREVCLDPTAPWVKLIIKAILDKANTRPDNLS, from the exons ATGATGGGCAAGGTTGTGGCTGCTGGCATGGCTCTTCTCCTGATCTCAGTGATCGGAACCGAAG GTATGGCCCTGGCCCGTTCAGGGATTGAACTCCGGTGCCAGTGCATAGAGACCCACTCCAAGTTCATCCACCCCAAATTTATCCAGAACGTGAACCTCACCCCCAGCGGGCCTCACTGCAAGAATGTTGAAGTCAT AGCTACTCTGAAAGACGGCAGAGAAGTGTGCCTGGACCCCACTGCTCCCTGGGTGAAGCTGATTATCAAGGCAATTTTGGACAA gGCAAACACCAGGCCTGACAACTTGTcctaa